One genomic region from Granulimonas faecalis encodes:
- the aspS gene encoding aspartate--tRNA ligase encodes MATHTAGELRSSDIGQDVVLCGWVWRRRDHGGLIFVDLRDRDGVTQLTFDPDNSGGEAFHTAEAIRPEWPIMVSGTVRARPEDTANPNLPTGEVEVLVHEVVVLNTSKTPPFQIEDGIDTAEDTRLRYRYLDLRRPEMQRNLKLRNDFTFAIRSALHGEDFLEVETPTLAKSTPEGARDFIVPSRIQPGNFYALPQSPQLLKQLLMVGGVERYYQVAKCFRDEDLRADRQPEFTQVDLEMSFVTQDQVMAMVEHVLKEAFSAVGVDFETPLRRIPYWEAMDTYGSDKPDTRYGMHLMDVSDIFKASRFKVFAGAANTEGERVKCINAKGAGAWPRAQIDKLEKVAKTLGAKGLAWIAFREDGSVNSPIVKFFSDDEMDALKARADVEPGDLVMFAACARKEADEILGGMRCHMADALGIEREGHDFLWVVDFPMFEQDKATGRYSAEHHPFTLPVEQDIQLIDSDPLAVGSYTYDFVMDGFEAGGGGLRIHNEELQLKVLERLGFTEEKAREQFGFLLEALSFGAPPMGGFALGLDRVCMLLVGADSIRDVMAFPKTSSGSDLMQGAPSQVSSAQLKDVSLRVD; translated from the coding sequence ATGGCCACCCACACCGCAGGCGAGCTCCGCTCGTCCGACATCGGTCAGGACGTCGTCCTGTGCGGGTGGGTGTGGCGCCGCCGTGACCACGGCGGCCTCATCTTCGTCGACCTGCGCGACCGCGACGGGGTCACCCAGCTCACGTTCGACCCCGACAACTCCGGCGGGGAGGCCTTCCACACCGCGGAGGCCATCCGTCCCGAGTGGCCCATCATGGTCTCGGGCACCGTGCGCGCCCGCCCCGAGGACACCGCCAACCCCAACCTGCCCACCGGCGAGGTCGAGGTGCTCGTCCACGAGGTCGTGGTGCTCAACACCAGCAAGACCCCGCCCTTCCAGATCGAGGACGGCATCGACACCGCCGAGGACACGCGCCTGCGCTACCGCTACCTCGACCTGCGCCGCCCGGAGATGCAGAGGAACCTGAAGCTGCGCAACGACTTCACCTTCGCCATCCGCTCCGCGCTCCACGGCGAGGACTTCCTCGAGGTCGAGACACCCACGCTGGCCAAGTCGACCCCCGAGGGCGCCCGCGACTTCATCGTCCCCTCGCGCATCCAGCCCGGCAACTTCTACGCCCTGCCCCAGAGCCCGCAGCTGCTCAAGCAGCTCCTCATGGTGGGCGGCGTCGAGCGCTACTACCAGGTGGCCAAGTGCTTCCGCGACGAGGACCTGCGCGCCGACCGACAGCCCGAGTTCACCCAAGTGGACCTCGAGATGAGCTTCGTCACCCAAGACCAGGTCATGGCCATGGTGGAGCACGTGCTCAAGGAGGCCTTCTCGGCCGTGGGCGTGGACTTCGAGACCCCGCTGCGCCGCATCCCCTACTGGGAGGCCATGGACACCTACGGCTCCGACAAGCCAGACACCCGCTACGGCATGCACCTCATGGACGTCAGCGACATCTTCAAGGCCAGCCGTTTCAAGGTGTTCGCCGGCGCCGCCAACACCGAGGGCGAGCGCGTCAAGTGCATCAACGCCAAGGGTGCCGGCGCGTGGCCCCGCGCCCAGATCGACAAGCTCGAGAAGGTGGCCAAGACCCTGGGGGCCAAGGGCCTGGCCTGGATCGCCTTCCGCGAGGACGGATCCGTGAACTCCCCCATCGTCAAGTTCTTCTCCGACGACGAGATGGATGCCCTCAAGGCGCGCGCCGACGTGGAGCCCGGCGACCTCGTGATGTTTGCCGCCTGCGCCCGCAAGGAGGCCGACGAGATCCTCGGCGGCATGCGCTGCCACATGGCCGACGCTCTGGGCATCGAGCGCGAGGGCCACGACTTCCTCTGGGTCGTTGACTTCCCCATGTTCGAGCAGGACAAGGCCACCGGCCGCTACAGCGCCGAGCACCACCCGTTCACGCTCCCCGTGGAGCAGGACATCCAGCTCATCGACTCCGATCCGCTGGCCGTGGGCTCCTACACCTACGACTTCGTCATGGACGGGTTCGAGGCCGGCGGCGGCGGCCTGCGCATCCACAACGAGGAGCTGCAGCTCAAGGTGCTCGAGCGCCTGGGCTTCACCGAGGAGAAGGCCCGGGAGCAGTTCGGGTTCCTCCTCGAGGCCCTCTCCTTCGGCGCGCCCCCCATGGGCGGCTTCGCCCTGGGCCTCGACCGCGTGTGCATGCTGCTCGTGGGGGCCGACTCCATCCGCGACGTCATGGCGTTCCCCAAGACCTCGAGCGGCTCCGACCTCATGCAGGGCGCCCCGAGCCAGGTGTCGTCGGCACAGCTCAAGGACGTGAGCCTGCGGGTGGACTAG
- a CDS encoding 4Fe-4S dicluster domain-containing protein — protein MPDTMRGVYTNLTKIRRQVFREVARAAYLAGDVNPDWADRLPYEILPGDKATYRESIFIERAIVGARIRLAMGLNLLPVDEPNKISDGLKEAERPEAYYEPPLVNIIKFACHACPENSYKVTDQCQGCLAHPCQEVCPKDAISFVNHRAHIDQDKCIKCGRCAGVCPYSAIVHRNRPCAAACGMHCIGSDEQGRADIDYDRCVSCGQCLINCPFGAIADKSQIFQVIKAIKSGAEVIAAVAPAFVGQYGGRGDVGKLREMFEILGFSGVEEVAIGADLCTVQEAEDFLEEVPDKLPFMATSCCPAWASMAKKEFPDNANCISMALTPMTLTARFLREQHPDAKIVFVGPCSAKKLEAMRTSVRSEVDFVLTFEEVAGMMEALEVDYTALPKPDDNDFGAASADGRGFAVSGGVANAVVNAVKRMEPDREVNVFAAEGLDECRKMMRDAVKGKYPGYLIEGMACPGGCVAGAGTLQGIKKSQAQVKAYMKRSPRKNATENGYRMQLPELLAMGRDEPDDAPVPPRNERRVPAPEELRETLSVETVEEPVEQ, from the coding sequence ATGCCCGACACCATGCGAGGGGTCTACACCAACCTGACCAAGATCCGCCGCCAGGTGTTCCGGGAGGTGGCCCGCGCGGCCTACCTCGCCGGAGACGTCAACCCCGACTGGGCGGACCGTCTCCCGTACGAGATCCTCCCCGGCGACAAGGCCACGTACCGCGAGAGCATCTTCATCGAGCGCGCCATCGTGGGCGCCCGCATCCGCCTGGCCATGGGCCTCAACCTCCTGCCGGTTGACGAGCCCAACAAGATCTCCGACGGCCTCAAGGAGGCCGAGCGCCCCGAGGCTTATTACGAGCCGCCCCTCGTCAACATCATCAAGTTCGCGTGCCACGCGTGCCCGGAGAACTCCTACAAGGTCACCGACCAGTGCCAGGGCTGCCTTGCCCACCCCTGCCAGGAGGTGTGCCCCAAGGACGCCATCTCCTTCGTGAACCACCGGGCGCACATCGACCAGGACAAGTGCATCAAGTGCGGCCGGTGCGCCGGCGTGTGCCCCTACAGTGCCATCGTGCACCGCAACCGCCCCTGCGCCGCCGCCTGCGGCATGCACTGCATAGGCTCCGACGAGCAGGGCCGCGCCGACATCGACTACGACCGCTGCGTCTCCTGCGGCCAGTGCCTCATCAACTGCCCCTTCGGCGCCATCGCCGACAAGAGCCAGATCTTCCAGGTCATCAAGGCCATCAAGAGTGGCGCCGAGGTGATCGCGGCCGTGGCCCCGGCCTTCGTGGGCCAGTACGGCGGTCGCGGCGACGTGGGCAAGCTGCGGGAGATGTTCGAGATCCTGGGCTTCTCCGGCGTGGAGGAGGTGGCCATCGGCGCCGACCTCTGCACGGTGCAGGAGGCCGAGGACTTCCTCGAGGAGGTGCCCGACAAGCTTCCGTTCATGGCCACGTCGTGCTGCCCGGCCTGGGCCTCCATGGCCAAGAAGGAGTTCCCCGACAACGCCAACTGCATCTCCATGGCCCTCACCCCCATGACCCTCACGGCCCGGTTCCTGCGCGAGCAGCACCCCGACGCCAAGATCGTGTTCGTGGGGCCCTGCTCGGCCAAGAAGCTCGAGGCCATGCGCACCTCCGTGCGCTCCGAGGTGGACTTCGTCCTCACCTTCGAGGAGGTGGCGGGCATGATGGAGGCCCTGGAGGTCGACTACACCGCCTTGCCCAAGCCCGACGACAACGACTTCGGGGCCGCCAGCGCCGACGGCCGCGGCTTCGCCGTCTCGGGCGGCGTGGCGAACGCCGTGGTCAACGCCGTCAAGCGCATGGAGCCTGACCGCGAGGTCAACGTCTTCGCCGCCGAGGGCCTCGACGAGTGCCGCAAGATGATGCGCGACGCCGTCAAGGGCAAGTATCCCGGCTATCTCATCGAGGGCATGGCCTGCCCCGGCGGCTGCGTGGCCGGTGCCGGCACCCTCCAGGGCATCAAGAAGTCCCAGGCCCAGGTCAAGGCCTACATGAAGCGCTCCCCGCGCAAGAACGCCACCGAGAACGGCTACCGCATGCAGCTTCCCGAGCTTCTGGCCATGGGCCGCGACGAGCCCGACGACGCCCCGGTGCCGCCTCGCAACGAGAGGCGGGTTCCTGCCCCCGAGGAGCTGCGGGAGACGCTGTCGGTGGAGACGGTGGAGGAGCCCGTGGAGCAGTGA
- a CDS encoding ABC transporter ATP-binding protein, whose amino-acid sequence MMNPGSRLGIAARLFGQLGPQRPRLMAVLVLRVLYLVVFIWAPFQSAVAVNDLWAAVQPTLAGEGSFSIAWDPLGSSLALLTLLYVLQVVFYWASVQLMASVAETLNLQLRESIAAKLNRLPLRFFDGHQPGEVLTRVTGDLDKISETMQTGLLQLITAVGTIAGVLGVMIYYSVGLTLVYLAFMALSGVLCGLISKRTLSAADERQETLGALTGLVEEYYTGRNVIRACNQEQATYDEVRRLADANRVATRRADIAMSSMNPVMRTIQRVALAVIAVSCGGMMLSGAMTVGVAQAFFQYVNMAAEPFVQAAYMVNSLQSALASARRTFELLDAPEEEPDCDHPMVVADASGAVTFEHVRFGYDPEKPLMRDVSFGVLPGQKVAVVGPTGAGKTTLINLLMRFYEVDGGRITLDGVPTRELTRDGLRDNFGMVLQDTWLFGGTIADNIAYAKPDATREEIVEAAKAARVDHFIRTMPQGYDTVVDNDGSNLSQGQRQLITIARVFLRNPPVIILDEATSSVDTRTEVEIGRAMDRLMHGRTSFVIAHRLSTIRDADLILYMDHGTIVEQGTHDSLLEAGGAYATLYNSQFA is encoded by the coding sequence ATGATGAACCCCGGATCCCGCCTCGGCATCGCGGCCCGCCTCTTCGGGCAGCTGGGCCCCCAGCGCCCGCGCCTCATGGCTGTCCTCGTCCTCCGCGTGCTCTACCTCGTGGTCTTCATATGGGCGCCCTTCCAGAGCGCCGTGGCCGTCAACGACCTGTGGGCCGCCGTGCAGCCTACCCTGGCGGGGGAGGGGTCCTTCTCCATCGCCTGGGACCCCCTGGGCTCGTCGCTCGCCCTCCTCACGCTGCTCTACGTGCTCCAGGTGGTCTTCTACTGGGCGTCGGTGCAGCTCATGGCATCGGTGGCCGAGACCCTCAACCTGCAGCTCCGCGAGTCCATCGCCGCCAAGCTCAACCGCCTGCCCCTGCGATTCTTCGACGGCCATCAGCCCGGCGAGGTGCTCACCCGCGTGACCGGCGACCTCGACAAGATCAGCGAGACCATGCAGACGGGCCTCCTCCAGCTCATCACCGCCGTGGGAACCATCGCGGGCGTGCTCGGCGTCATGATCTACTACTCGGTGGGCCTCACCCTCGTCTACCTGGCCTTCATGGCGCTCTCGGGCGTCCTCTGCGGCCTCATCTCCAAGCGCACCCTCAGTGCGGCCGACGAGCGGCAGGAGACCCTGGGGGCGCTCACCGGCCTCGTGGAGGAGTACTACACCGGCCGCAACGTCATCCGCGCCTGCAACCAGGAGCAGGCCACCTACGACGAGGTCCGCCGCCTCGCCGACGCCAACCGCGTGGCCACCCGCCGCGCCGACATCGCCATGAGCTCCATGAACCCGGTCATGCGCACCATCCAGCGCGTGGCGCTGGCCGTCATCGCCGTATCGTGCGGCGGCATGATGCTCTCGGGCGCCATGACGGTGGGTGTGGCCCAGGCGTTCTTCCAGTATGTCAACATGGCCGCCGAGCCCTTCGTCCAGGCCGCCTACATGGTCAACTCGCTCCAGAGCGCCCTCGCCTCCGCCCGGCGCACCTTCGAGCTGTTGGACGCCCCCGAGGAGGAGCCCGACTGCGACCACCCCATGGTGGTGGCCGACGCCTCCGGCGCCGTGACCTTCGAGCACGTGCGCTTTGGCTACGACCCCGAGAAGCCCCTGATGCGCGACGTCTCCTTCGGCGTCCTGCCAGGCCAGAAGGTGGCCGTGGTGGGCCCCACGGGCGCCGGCAAGACGACGCTCATCAACCTCCTGATGCGCTTCTACGAGGTCGACGGCGGCCGCATCACGCTCGACGGCGTCCCCACCCGCGAGCTCACCCGCGACGGCCTGCGCGACAACTTCGGCATGGTGCTCCAGGACACCTGGCTCTTCGGCGGCACCATCGCCGACAACATCGCCTACGCCAAGCCCGACGCCACCCGGGAGGAGATCGTGGAGGCCGCCAAGGCCGCCCGCGTGGACCACTTCATCCGCACCATGCCCCAGGGCTACGACACCGTGGTGGACAACGACGGCTCCAACCTGTCCCAGGGCCAGCGTCAGCTCATCACCATCGCCCGCGTGTTCCTGCGCAACCCGCCGGTGATCATCCTCGACGAGGCCACGTCGAGCGTGGACACCCGCACCGAGGTGGAGATCGGCCGCGCCATGGACCGGCTCATGCACGGCCGCACGAGCTTCGTCATCGCGCACCGCCTCTCCACCATCCGCGACGCCGACCTGATCCTCTACATGGACCACGGCACCATCGTCGAGCAGGGCACCCACGACAGCCTCCTGGAGGCCGGCGGGGCGTATGCGACGCTGTACAACTCCCAGTTCGCATAG
- a CDS encoding ABC transporter ATP-binding protein, protein MRLILHFLKPYRLKFLLICLLLSVDVVGTLAIPTVAARVLNLGTAHASFSLLVEAGLQMSLVALVTGVATTAAAALCAELCTSVGRDIRCALYAKSMRLSVYDFRHFGVASVTTRTSSDVTTVQTLLTQAILMVVPVPLMAVAALVMTFSVDVTAGWFLVASIAVLMVVVGAILRSVSPLFTRLQKQLDAMTQVLLENLSGVRVVRAFNRQRHENGRLDASFAAYAETAIKANKLFTNVDGFQYVVMNVFVIAVYWTSGARIAVGELGIGDITALVEYAIMVLMYILMAQFVFIMVPRALECASRIQEVLDYAPEIDDLPDAVDRPSPEEGVPTLRFSRVRFRYQDAQEDALTGIDLECWPGTTTAIIGGTGSGKSTIASLIMRFNEVTQGSLELDSVDVRHLTQRALRGRIGYVQQKAWLASGTIAENLRWERADATDDELWHALEVAQAADFVRGLPEGLDAPVAQGGSNFSGGQRQRLAIARALVARSELYVFDDSFSALDFKTDAALRAALAGETAEAAVLIIAQRVSTIRHADQILVIDEGRPVGLGTHDELMAACPVYREIVASQTKQGVLS, encoded by the coding sequence GTGCGGCTGATCCTTCACTTCCTGAAGCCCTACCGCCTCAAGTTCCTGCTCATCTGCCTCCTGCTCTCCGTGGACGTGGTGGGCACGCTCGCCATCCCCACCGTCGCCGCGCGGGTCCTCAACCTGGGCACCGCCCACGCGTCGTTCTCGCTGCTCGTCGAGGCCGGCCTGCAGATGTCGCTCGTCGCCCTCGTCACGGGCGTCGCCACCACGGCGGCCGCGGCCCTCTGCGCCGAGCTCTGCACCTCCGTGGGGCGCGACATCCGCTGCGCGCTCTACGCCAAGTCCATGAGGCTCTCCGTCTACGACTTCCGCCACTTCGGCGTGGCCTCCGTCACCACCCGCACCTCCTCCGACGTCACCACGGTGCAGACCCTGCTCACCCAGGCCATCCTCATGGTGGTGCCCGTGCCCCTCATGGCCGTGGCCGCGCTCGTGATGACCTTCTCGGTGGACGTCACGGCCGGCTGGTTCCTCGTGGCGTCCATCGCCGTGCTCATGGTGGTGGTGGGCGCCATCCTGCGCTCGGTGTCTCCGCTGTTCACGCGCCTGCAGAAGCAGCTCGACGCCATGACCCAGGTGCTGCTCGAGAACCTCTCGGGCGTGCGCGTGGTGCGGGCCTTCAACCGCCAGCGCCACGAGAACGGGCGCCTCGACGCCTCGTTCGCCGCCTATGCGGAGACCGCCATCAAGGCCAACAAGCTCTTCACCAACGTGGACGGGTTCCAGTACGTGGTGATGAACGTCTTCGTGATCGCCGTCTACTGGACCAGCGGCGCCCGCATCGCCGTGGGCGAGCTGGGTATCGGCGACATCACGGCGCTCGTGGAGTACGCCATCATGGTGCTCATGTACATCCTGATGGCGCAGTTCGTGTTCATCATGGTGCCCCGCGCCCTCGAGTGCGCCAGCCGCATCCAGGAGGTGCTCGACTACGCGCCGGAGATCGACGACCTCCCGGACGCCGTCGACCGGCCCTCGCCCGAGGAGGGCGTGCCCACCCTGCGGTTCTCGCGCGTGCGCTTTCGCTACCAGGACGCGCAGGAGGACGCCCTCACGGGGATCGACCTCGAGTGCTGGCCCGGCACCACCACCGCCATCATCGGCGGCACGGGCTCGGGCAAGTCCACCATCGCGAGCCTCATCATGCGCTTCAACGAGGTGACCCAGGGCTCCCTCGAGCTGGACAGCGTGGACGTTCGCCACCTGACGCAGCGCGCCCTCAGGGGGCGCATCGGCTATGTGCAGCAGAAGGCGTGGCTTGCCTCGGGCACCATTGCGGAGAACCTCCGCTGGGAGCGTGCCGACGCCACGGACGACGAGCTCTGGCACGCCCTCGAGGTGGCCCAGGCGGCCGACTTCGTGCGCGGCCTGCCCGAGGGCCTCGACGCCCCGGTGGCCCAGGGCGGCTCCAACTTCTCCGGCGGCCAGCGCCAGCGTCTGGCCATCGCCCGCGCCCTCGTGGCCAGGTCGGAGCTCTACGTGTTCGACGACTCCTTCTCTGCCCTGGACTTCAAGACCGACGCCGCCCTGCGCGCCGCCCTTGCGGGGGAGACCGCCGAGGCCGCGGTGCTGATCATCGCCCAGCGCGTGAGCACCATCCGCCACGCCGACCAGATCCTCGTCATCGACGAGGGCCGCCCCGTGGGCCTGGGCACCCACGACGAGCTCATGGCCGCGTGCCCCGTGTACCGGGAGATCGTGGCGTCCCAGACAAAGCAGGGGGTGCTGTCATGA
- a CDS encoding MarR family winged helix-turn-helix transcriptional regulator, with protein sequence MAESNEDGSVETFRDTYAAIDRVYDMYARSCGVSPTEFWCLAAVADNGLTSQAEVADHLGASRQTVNSAFKQLCSRGLVVLEPDPDNGRVKRARLTGDGDAFVERHLVALDEAEKAVWEALPAADRTMLNRVMGRYLAALAPSLASLNR encoded by the coding sequence ATGGCAGAGTCCAACGAAGACGGGTCCGTAGAGACCTTCCGCGACACCTACGCCGCCATCGACCGCGTCTACGACATGTACGCCCGCAGCTGCGGCGTGTCGCCCACGGAGTTCTGGTGCCTGGCCGCCGTGGCCGACAACGGCCTCACGAGCCAGGCGGAGGTGGCCGACCACCTCGGGGCGAGCCGCCAGACCGTGAACTCCGCCTTCAAGCAGCTCTGCTCCCGGGGCCTGGTGGTGCTCGAGCCCGACCCCGACAACGGCCGGGTGAAACGGGCCCGCCTCACCGGGGATGGTGACGCCTTCGTGGAGCGTCACCTCGTGGCCCTCGACGAGGCGGAGAAGGCCGTGTGGGAGGCGCTGCCCGCCGCCGACCGGACCATGCTCAACCGCGTCATGGGCCGCTACCTCGCCGCCCTCGCCCCGTCACTGGCCTCGCTGAACCGCTGA
- a CDS encoding RluA family pseudouridine synthase — protein MARRPFRVLSASDDAVRLAVRGACTCRELLLAAGVSRSAAAAAESAHRVCREGVPLQAPVALEPGDVVELLLEPADPEFPDVEPAAVAWEDPAGLLLAADKPCGLLVHSDGTGAECLVDRVQARLAADGRVREAHPVQRIDVDTSGLVLFSLAPEFQAAVDAQVADGSMEKVYLTLLAGSVDRELTVERPVGRDRHDARRMHVGAGRAALTRISPLAPVRLPGGHEATLCTASIHTGRRHQIRAHAAWAGHPVVGDRLYGGPAASGLMLHAWREAFTHPLTGQRIRVEAPVPDRMVPFVPEGAL, from the coding sequence GTGGCCCGCCGTCCCTTCCGCGTCCTGTCCGCATCCGACGACGCCGTGCGCCTGGCCGTGCGCGGCGCCTGCACCTGTCGCGAGCTGCTCCTCGCCGCGGGGGTGTCCCGCTCGGCCGCCGCTGCCGCAGAGTCGGCCCACCGGGTGTGCCGCGAGGGCGTGCCGCTCCAGGCGCCGGTGGCCCTGGAGCCCGGCGACGTCGTGGAGCTCCTCTTGGAGCCGGCGGACCCGGAGTTCCCGGACGTCGAGCCCGCCGCCGTGGCCTGGGAGGACCCGGCCGGCCTGCTCCTCGCCGCCGACAAGCCCTGCGGCCTGCTCGTGCACTCCGACGGCACCGGCGCCGAGTGCCTCGTGGACCGCGTGCAGGCGCGCCTGGCCGCCGACGGGCGCGTCAGGGAGGCCCACCCGGTGCAGCGCATCGACGTGGACACCTCGGGCCTCGTGCTCTTCTCGCTGGCGCCGGAGTTCCAGGCCGCCGTGGACGCCCAGGTGGCCGACGGCTCCATGGAGAAGGTTTACCTGACGCTGCTGGCCGGCTCCGTGGACCGCGAGCTCACGGTGGAGCGGCCCGTGGGCCGCGACCGCCACGACGCGCGCCGCATGCACGTGGGGGCCGGCCGCGCGGCCCTGACGCGCATCTCGCCCCTGGCCCCCGTGCGCCTCCCCGGCGGTCACGAGGCCACGCTCTGCACGGCCTCCATCCACACGGGTCGCCGCCACCAGATCAGGGCCCATGCGGCCTGGGCGGGCCATCCCGTGGTGGGCGACCGCCTCTACGGCGGCCCCGCGGCCAGCGGCCTCATGCTCCACGCGTGGCGGGAGGCTTTCACGCACCCGCTCACGGGGCAGCGCATTCGCGTGGAGGCGCCGGTGCCCGACCGCATGGTCCCCTTCGTGCCCGAAGGCGCCCTCTAG
- the hisS gene encoding histidine--tRNA ligase has protein sequence MQAKKPEGTEDLFGARMRAWERMQAVARETFSRYCFSAIETPAMEQVDVFVHGIGTSTDVVRKEMFRVFSGANFANVLEKGSEAGLKPGKRLALRPEGTAGFVRAAVENTFVPQGGAPVKMWYAGPMFRGERVQKGRLRQFHQIGAEVLGASDPALDAEVIVMLMDFYRALGLDMSRVRLLVNSMGDPACRPAYRGKIRRFILDHADEMCDECAVRADTNPLRAFDCKNDRCREVMAAAPKIADELCDECADHYARVKAYLDEAGVAYEEDPTLVRGLDYYTRTVFEVQVTSGMGSQSAIGGGGRYDGLMELEGGKPTPGIGFAVGFERIMLALEDQGVDLAGPEPSCVYVACAAPECRDAVFSACLALRRAGVRVEADYQGRSLKSQFKQADKHNARLCVVIGPDELAAGAVTVRDMASHEQEQVPMDGLVEAVRNLV, from the coding sequence ATGCAAGCCAAGAAACCAGAAGGAACCGAGGACCTCTTCGGGGCGCGCATGCGCGCCTGGGAGCGCATGCAGGCCGTCGCCCGCGAGACCTTCTCCCGCTACTGCTTCAGTGCCATCGAGACGCCGGCCATGGAGCAGGTGGACGTCTTCGTCCACGGCATCGGCACCTCCACGGACGTCGTGCGCAAGGAGATGTTCCGCGTCTTCTCGGGCGCCAACTTCGCCAACGTGCTCGAGAAGGGCTCCGAGGCCGGCCTCAAGCCCGGCAAGCGCCTGGCCCTGCGCCCCGAGGGCACGGCGGGCTTCGTGCGCGCGGCCGTGGAGAACACCTTCGTGCCCCAGGGCGGCGCGCCGGTGAAGATGTGGTACGCCGGCCCCATGTTCCGCGGCGAGCGCGTGCAGAAGGGGCGCCTGCGCCAGTTCCACCAGATCGGCGCCGAGGTGCTGGGCGCCTCCGACCCGGCCCTCGACGCTGAGGTCATCGTCATGCTCATGGACTTCTACCGGGCCCTGGGCCTCGACATGTCCCGCGTGCGGCTGCTGGTCAACTCCATGGGCGACCCCGCCTGCCGCCCCGCCTACCGCGGGAAGATCAGGCGGTTCATCCTCGACCACGCCGACGAGATGTGCGACGAGTGCGCCGTTCGCGCCGACACCAACCCGCTGCGCGCCTTCGACTGCAAGAACGACCGCTGCCGCGAGGTCATGGCCGCCGCGCCTAAGATCGCCGACGAGCTCTGCGACGAGTGCGCCGATCACTATGCCCGCGTGAAGGCCTACCTCGACGAGGCCGGCGTGGCCTACGAGGAGGACCCCACCCTCGTGCGCGGCCTCGACTACTACACGCGCACTGTCTTCGAAGTGCAGGTCACGAGCGGCATGGGTTCCCAGAGCGCCATCGGCGGCGGCGGCCGCTACGACGGCCTTATGGAGCTCGAGGGCGGCAAGCCCACCCCGGGTATCGGCTTCGCCGTGGGCTTCGAGCGCATCATGCTCGCCCTGGAGGACCAGGGCGTGGACCTCGCCGGCCCCGAGCCGTCCTGCGTCTACGTGGCCTGCGCCGCCCCCGAGTGCCGCGACGCGGTCTTCTCGGCGTGCCTCGCCCTGCGCCGCGCCGGCGTGCGCGTGGAGGCCGACTACCAGGGCCGCTCCCTCAAGAGCCAGTTCAAGCAGGCAGACAAGCACAACGCGCGTCTGTGCGTGGTCATCGGCCCCGACGAGCTCGCGGCCGGTGCCGTCACCGTGCGCGACATGGCGAGCCACGAGCAGGAGCAGGTGCCCATGGACGGGCTCGTGGAGGCCGTCCGGAACCTCGTCTGA
- a CDS encoding amino acid ABC transporter substrate-binding protein: protein MAKKLFPTLVCCALACLALMGLSACSQGAPDGAPEAEASTEKLVVGYDNSYPPYGFIGDDGKPCGLDLDLAQAVCDRLGWELECQAIDWDAKDALMNQGSINCIWNGFTMEGREDKYTFSEPYMLNEQVIVVKKGSGIGGYDGLAGRTVATQVDSAALEVLQSDRADLAATFGSLDQITDYNNAFAQLESGLVDAVACDLSIAAYQTSANPDAFVMLDEPLSSEHYAVGFKLGDTERAEKVTQALKELAADGTAKEICERYAEYGVDYDGNWTLG, encoded by the coding sequence ATGGCCAAGAAGCTGTTCCCCACCCTCGTCTGCTGCGCCCTCGCATGCCTCGCCCTCATGGGGCTCTCCGCCTGCTCCCAAGGGGCGCCCGACGGCGCCCCCGAGGCCGAGGCGTCCACCGAGAAGCTCGTGGTGGGCTACGACAACTCCTACCCGCCCTACGGCTTCATCGGCGACGACGGCAAGCCCTGCGGCCTCGACCTCGACCTGGCCCAGGCCGTCTGCGACAGGCTCGGCTGGGAGCTGGAGTGCCAGGCCATCGACTGGGACGCCAAGGACGCCCTCATGAACCAGGGGTCCATCAACTGCATCTGGAACGGCTTCACCATGGAGGGCCGTGAGGACAAGTACACCTTCTCCGAGCCCTACATGCTCAACGAGCAGGTGATCGTGGTGAAGAAGGGCTCCGGCATCGGGGGCTACGACGGCCTGGCCGGACGCACCGTGGCCACCCAGGTGGACTCCGCCGCCCTCGAGGTCCTCCAGAGCGACCGGGCCGACCTCGCCGCCACCTTCGGGTCCCTCGACCAGATCACGGACTACAACAACGCCTTCGCCCAGCTCGAAAGCGGCCTGGTGGACGCCGTAGCCTGCGACCTGTCCATCGCCGCCTACCAGACCTCGGCCAACCCCGACGCCTTCGTCATGCTCGACGAGCCCCTCTCCTCCGAGCACTACGCCGTGGGCTTCAAGCTCGGCGACACCGAGCGCGCCGAGAAGGTCACCCAGGCCCTGAAGGAGCTCGCCGCCGACGGCACCGCCAAGGAGATCTGCGAGCGCTACGCCGAGTACGGCGTGGACTACGACGGCAACTGGACCCTCGGGTAG